A window of Natrinema versiforme contains these coding sequences:
- the mutS gene encoding DNA mismatch repair protein MutS produces the protein MDPALGPPAAMAEKRDELTPMMAQYHDLCARYDDAIVLFQVGDFYETFCGAAERTARLLEIALTSREDSTGEYPMAGIPIDNAESYIEELLEAGYRVAVADQVEEPGETSGVVERAVTRVITPGTLTEDELLASDDNNFVAAVARGEGAAGEDDLALALLDVSTGDFLATSSTSREAIADEVSRFAPAEAVVGPDAPADIFPEDCMVTPYDAGAFDRDRAGAKLSTYFRNPDALLASDAEIRACGALLSYAEYVRGGTHEGERGEEENSEIDDGGASGETDDGDATDSAEGEAPSEEDDAHLEYLTHLTRYDPREYLLLDAVALRSLELFEPRAVNGRDEATLVGVLDETASALGGRKLRDWLRRPLLEPDRIEARLDAVEELTGAVRTRERLHERLRNVYDLERLIGRISRERANARDLRSLRDTLAVVPDVREELADADCDRLRRLHDDLDPLADVRDLIDDAIVSDPPIEITEGDIIAEGYDEDLDDLRGTARDGKQWIDDLEARERDRTGIDSLKVGYNSVHGYYIEVTNPNLESVPDDYQRRQTLKNSERFVTPELKEREDQIVGAEERADEREYELFCDVRREIADEVERVQGLAEALATLDALVSLATAAAQYDYCRPEILERDGSQTLEIEGGRHPVVERTQESFVPNDARFASDRRLAVITGPNMSGKSTYMRQVAQIVLLAQVGSFVPASAARLTPVDRIFTRVGASDDIAGGRSTFMVEMDELATILREADEHSLVLLDEVGRGTSTADGMAIAQAITEHLHDQVGATTLFATHHHPLTELADDLAAAFTLHFEVDQEDGEVVFHHEIAPGAATGSYGVEVATAAGVPEDVVERSRELVADADNDRREASDETEPSAETDGETVSTATADGGERTPGSRSSSELRSDVGDVPTDVAAELRALDLAHLTPVEALTELDRLKQLLEE, from the coding sequence ATGGACCCGGCGCTTGGCCCGCCCGCCGCGATGGCCGAAAAGCGCGACGAGCTGACGCCCATGATGGCGCAGTATCACGACCTCTGTGCGCGCTACGACGACGCCATCGTCCTCTTTCAGGTGGGGGACTTCTACGAGACGTTCTGCGGCGCGGCCGAACGCACCGCGCGCCTGCTCGAGATCGCCCTGACGAGCCGCGAGGACTCGACCGGCGAGTATCCGATGGCCGGCATCCCGATCGACAACGCCGAATCGTACATCGAGGAGTTGCTCGAGGCCGGCTATCGGGTCGCCGTCGCCGATCAGGTCGAGGAGCCCGGCGAGACCTCGGGCGTCGTCGAGCGGGCGGTCACGCGCGTGATCACGCCCGGGACGCTCACCGAGGACGAACTGCTCGCGAGCGACGACAACAACTTCGTCGCGGCGGTCGCCCGCGGCGAGGGGGCCGCCGGCGAGGACGACCTCGCGCTGGCCCTGCTCGACGTGTCGACCGGCGACTTCCTCGCGACGAGTTCGACCTCGAGGGAGGCGATCGCGGACGAAGTGAGCCGGTTCGCACCCGCGGAAGCAGTCGTCGGACCGGACGCGCCGGCCGACATCTTCCCGGAGGACTGCATGGTCACGCCGTACGACGCGGGCGCGTTCGACCGCGACCGCGCCGGCGCAAAGCTCTCGACGTACTTCCGGAACCCCGACGCCCTGCTCGCGAGCGACGCCGAGATTCGGGCCTGCGGCGCGTTGCTCTCCTACGCGGAGTACGTCCGCGGCGGCACGCACGAGGGCGAACGCGGCGAGGAAGAAAACAGTGAGATAGACGACGGTGGTGCGAGCGGCGAGACGGACGACGGCGACGCAACCGACAGCGCCGAGGGCGAAGCACCGTCGGAGGAAGACGACGCGCACCTCGAGTACCTCACTCACCTCACGCGATACGATCCCCGCGAGTACCTGCTGCTCGACGCCGTCGCCCTGCGAAGCCTCGAACTGTTCGAACCCCGAGCCGTCAACGGGCGGGACGAGGCAACACTGGTCGGCGTGCTCGACGAGACCGCCAGCGCGCTCGGCGGCCGAAAGCTCCGGGACTGGCTCCGGCGGCCGCTGCTCGAGCCCGACCGGATCGAAGCGCGACTCGACGCGGTCGAGGAGCTCACGGGCGCGGTCCGGACCCGGGAGCGACTGCACGAGCGCCTGCGGAACGTCTACGACCTCGAGCGGCTGATTGGGCGGATCTCCCGCGAGCGGGCGAACGCGCGGGACCTGCGCTCGCTGCGGGACACCCTCGCCGTGGTGCCCGACGTTCGGGAGGAACTCGCCGACGCCGACTGCGACCGGCTCCGGCGGCTTCACGACGACCTCGACCCGCTGGCGGACGTCCGCGACCTGATCGACGACGCCATCGTCTCGGACCCGCCGATCGAGATTACCGAGGGCGACATCATCGCCGAGGGGTACGACGAGGACTTAGACGACCTCCGCGGCACCGCTCGAGACGGCAAGCAGTGGATCGACGATCTCGAGGCGCGGGAACGCGACCGGACCGGGATCGACTCGCTGAAGGTCGGCTACAACTCGGTCCACGGCTACTACATCGAGGTGACGAACCCGAACCTCGAGTCGGTGCCCGATGATTATCAGCGCCGCCAGACGCTCAAGAACTCCGAGCGGTTCGTCACGCCGGAACTCAAGGAGCGCGAAGACCAGATCGTCGGCGCGGAAGAGCGCGCGGACGAACGCGAGTACGAACTCTTCTGTGACGTACGCCGCGAAATCGCCGACGAGGTCGAACGCGTCCAAGGGCTCGCGGAGGCGCTCGCGACGCTGGACGCCCTGGTCTCGCTCGCGACGGCCGCCGCCCAGTACGACTACTGCCGGCCCGAGATCCTCGAGCGCGACGGGAGTCAGACCCTCGAGATCGAGGGCGGTCGCCACCCCGTCGTCGAGCGCACCCAGGAGTCGTTCGTGCCGAACGACGCCCGCTTCGCGAGCGATCGGCGGCTGGCGGTGATCACGGGACCGAACATGTCCGGGAAATCGACCTACATGCGGCAGGTGGCCCAGATCGTCCTGCTCGCACAGGTCGGGAGTTTCGTGCCCGCGAGCGCCGCCCGGCTCACCCCCGTCGACCGGATCTTCACCCGCGTCGGGGCCAGCGACGACATCGCCGGCGGACGCTCGACGTTCATGGTCGAGATGGACGAACTCGCGACCATCCTGCGGGAGGCCGACGAGCACTCGCTCGTCCTGCTGGACGAAGTGGGCCGGGGGACCTCGACGGCCGACGGAATGGCCATCGCGCAGGCGATCACCGAGCACCTCCACGATCAGGTCGGCGCGACGACGCTCTTTGCGACCCACCACCACCCGCTGACCGAACTCGCCGACGACCTCGCGGCCGCGTTCACGCTCCACTTCGAAGTCGACCAAGAAGACGGCGAGGTCGTCTTCCACCACGAGATCGCGCCCGGTGCGGCGACGGGTTCCTACGGCGTCGAGGTCGCGACCGCGGCCGGCGTCCCCGAGGACGTGGTCGAGCGCTCGCGGGAATTGGTTGCGGACGCGGATAACGACCGCCGCGAGGCGAGCGATGAAACCGAACCGAGTGCTGAGACGGACGGAGAGACAGTATCGACTGCCACCGCGGACGGCGGTGAGCGAACCCCTGGTTCGCGATCCTCGTCGGAGCTCCGCTCCGACGTTGGTGACGTGCCGACCGACGTGGCCGCGGAACTCCGCGCGCTCGATCTCGCCCACCTCACCCCCGTCGAGGCGCTGACGGAACTCGATCGGCTGAAGCAGTTGCTCGAGGAGTAG
- a CDS encoding YbhB/YbcL family Raf kinase inhibitor-like protein, giving the protein MGDLTLKSPAFDDGERIPETYGYTDANVNPPLEIDGVPDDAESLALIVDDPDAKEPAGKVWDHWVVWNVPPETATIPEDWDAADASEGTNDFGDHGYGGPNPPDTEHTYRFELYALDTTLELGPDADADDLESAIEGHVLAQTRLEGTYPA; this is encoded by the coding sequence ATGGGTGACCTCACGCTCAAGAGCCCCGCATTCGACGACGGCGAACGCATCCCCGAGACGTACGGCTACACGGACGCGAACGTCAACCCGCCGCTCGAGATCGACGGCGTCCCGGACGACGCCGAATCGCTCGCGCTGATCGTGGACGATCCGGACGCGAAAGAACCCGCCGGGAAGGTCTGGGATCACTGGGTCGTCTGGAACGTCCCGCCCGAGACGGCGACGATTCCGGAAGACTGGGACGCCGCGGACGCGTCCGAAGGGACGAACGACTTCGGCGATCACGGCTACGGCGGTCCGAACCCACCGGACACGGAACACACCTACCGGTTCGAACTGTACGCGCTGGATACGACGCTCGAGCTCGGACCCGACGCCGACGCGGACGACCTCGAGTCGGCGATCGAGGGCCACGTGCTCGCGCAGACGCGGCTCGAGGGAACGTATCCGGCCTGA
- the nucS gene encoding endonuclease NucS — protein sequence MTDSEYGQRTETLQGPTPTAARDVIARGIDRDAIVTAYGRCTVDYEGRASSRLEAGDRHVMLKPDGAALVHTDEGQQPVNWQPPGCDHEVSCEDGALVLESLRSTPDERLCVRFREVLQVSAFSGSDDNELALVGTEEDLRQRILEEPALLETGFTPLATERDTPAGAVDIYGEDSAGRAVVVELKRRRVGPDAVGQLRRYVDALERDLHADAAVRGILVAPSVTDRASRLLADHGLEFVSLEPPAE from the coding sequence GTGACGGATTCAGAGTACGGCCAGCGAACGGAAACCCTACAGGGACCAACGCCGACGGCCGCCCGCGACGTGATCGCACGCGGGATCGATCGCGACGCGATCGTGACCGCCTACGGCCGCTGTACTGTCGACTACGAGGGGCGGGCCTCGAGCCGTCTCGAGGCGGGCGATCGCCACGTCATGCTCAAGCCCGACGGCGCGGCGCTGGTCCACACCGACGAGGGCCAGCAGCCGGTCAACTGGCAGCCGCCGGGCTGTGACCACGAGGTCTCCTGTGAGGACGGCGCGCTCGTCCTCGAGAGCCTGCGGTCGACGCCGGACGAGCGGCTGTGCGTTCGGTTTCGGGAGGTGCTGCAGGTGTCGGCGTTTTCCGGCTCCGACGACAACGAACTCGCGCTCGTCGGCACCGAGGAGGACCTCCGCCAGCGGATCCTCGAGGAGCCCGCGCTGCTCGAGACCGGGTTTACGCCGCTGGCGACCGAGCGCGACACGCCCGCGGGTGCGGTCGACATCTACGGCGAGGACTCCGCAGGCCGGGCGGTCGTCGTCGAACTGAAGCGCCGGCGGGTCGGCCCCGACGCAGTGGGCCAGCTTCGGCGCTACGTCGACGCGCTCGAGCGCGACCTCCACGCCGACGCCGCCGTGCGCGGGATTCTGGTCGCCCCCTCGGTGACCGACCGCGCGAGCCGGCTGCTGGCCGACCACGGCCTCGAGTTCGTCTCGCTCGAGCCGCCGGCCGAGTGA
- a CDS encoding beta-CASP ribonuclease aCPSF1: MSTVEQQLDDLKAQITSELPSDISVSSVKYEGPELVVYTRDPKKFAQQGDLIRQLASKLRKRITVRPDPSVLSRPEQAREEIMNVIPEDAGVTDLDFHADTGEVVIEAEKPGMVIGRHGSTLREITKNVGWTPEVVRTPPIESSTVSNVRSFLKQERDERRDILEKVGRQIHREEMSDDEYVRISTLGCCREVGRASFILSTPETRILIDCGDKPGAEGEVPYLHAPEALGAGPQTIDAVVLTHAHLDHSALIPLLFKYGYDGPIYCTEPTRDMMGLLTLDYLDVAAKEGRSPPYESEQVREAIKHCIPLEYGDVTDIAPDVKLTFHNAGHILGSAVSHFHIGDGLYNVAFSGDIHYDDTRLFNGAVNDFPRVETLVLESTYGGRNDYQTDQQDSEEKLKEVINETYEQDGKVVIPAFAVGRSQEIMLVLEEAMRNGDIPSMPVHLDGMIWEATAIHTTYPEYLRDDLRDRIFHEDENPFLAEEFNHIDGGEEERQDVADGEPCIILSTSGMVTGGPIMSWLGHIGPDPDSTLVFVGYQAQGTLGRRIQNGWDEIPTSEVGAMGNGGGRGTLSLNMDVETVDGFSGHADRAGLENFVKTMNPRPEKVLCVHGDERSTQDLSSALYHDYDMRTFAPKNLETFRFL; encoded by the coding sequence ATGAGCACTGTAGAGCAGCAACTCGACGATCTCAAAGCACAGATCACGAGCGAGTTACCGAGCGATATCTCGGTCTCCTCGGTGAAATACGAAGGCCCAGAACTGGTGGTCTACACGCGCGACCCGAAGAAGTTCGCCCAGCAGGGCGATCTGATTCGGCAGCTCGCGAGCAAGCTTCGCAAGCGGATCACCGTCCGACCGGACCCGAGCGTCCTCTCGCGACCCGAACAGGCTCGCGAGGAGATCATGAACGTCATCCCCGAGGACGCGGGGGTCACGGACCTCGACTTCCACGCCGACACCGGCGAGGTCGTCATCGAGGCCGAAAAGCCCGGCATGGTCATCGGCCGCCACGGGTCGACGCTCCGCGAAATCACCAAAAACGTCGGCTGGACGCCGGAAGTCGTCCGCACGCCGCCGATCGAATCCTCGACGGTCTCGAACGTTCGCAGCTTCCTCAAGCAGGAACGCGACGAGCGCCGGGACATTCTCGAGAAGGTCGGCCGACAGATCCACCGCGAGGAGATGTCCGACGACGAGTACGTCCGCATCTCCACGCTGGGCTGCTGTCGCGAAGTCGGTCGGGCCTCCTTTATCCTCTCGACGCCCGAGACGCGGATCCTCATCGACTGCGGCGACAAACCCGGTGCGGAAGGGGAGGTCCCCTACCTCCACGCGCCCGAGGCGCTCGGCGCGGGGCCACAGACCATCGACGCGGTCGTGTTGACCCACGCCCACCTCGACCACTCCGCGCTGATCCCGCTCCTGTTCAAGTACGGCTACGACGGCCCGATCTACTGTACCGAGCCCACGCGGGACATGATGGGGCTGCTGACGCTGGACTACCTCGACGTCGCGGCCAAAGAGGGCCGCAGCCCGCCCTACGAGAGCGAGCAGGTCCGCGAAGCGATCAAACACTGCATCCCGCTCGAGTACGGCGACGTCACCGACATCGCGCCGGACGTCAAACTCACCTTCCACAACGCCGGCCACATCCTCGGCTCGGCCGTCTCGCACTTCCACATCGGCGACGGCCTCTACAACGTGGCCTTCTCCGGTGACATTCACTACGACGACACCCGCCTGTTCAACGGCGCGGTCAACGACTTCCCGCGGGTCGAGACGCTCGTCCTCGAGTCGACTTACGGCGGTCGCAACGACTACCAGACCGACCAGCAGGACTCCGAGGAGAAACTCAAGGAGGTCATCAACGAGACCTACGAGCAGGACGGCAAAGTCGTCATTCCCGCCTTCGCAGTCGGCCGGTCACAGGAGATCATGCTCGTCCTGGAGGAGGCGATGCGCAACGGTGACATCCCCTCGATGCCGGTCCACTTAGACGGCATGATCTGGGAGGCGACGGCGATCCACACCACCTACCCCGAATACCTGCGTGACGACCTGCGCGACCGCATCTTCCACGAGGACGAGAACCCCTTCCTCGCCGAGGAGTTCAACCACATCGACGGCGGCGAGGAGGAGCGACAGGACGTCGCCGACGGCGAACCCTGCATTATCCTCTCGACCTCCGGGATGGTCACCGGCGGTCCGATCATGTCCTGGCTCGGCCACATCGGTCCCGATCCGGACTCGACGCTCGTCTTCGTCGGCTATCAGGCACAGGGGACGCTGGGCCGGCGCATCCAGAACGGCTGGGACGAGATCCCCACCAGCGAAGTCGGTGCCATGGGCAACGGCGGCGGCCGCGGCACCCTCTCGCTGAACATGGACGTCGAGACCGTCGACGGCTTCTCCGGCCACGCCGACCGCGCCGGCCTCGAGAACTTCGTCAAAACGATGAATCCCCGCCCCGAGAAGGTGCTCTGTGTCCACGGCGACGAGCGCTCCACGCAGGACCTCTCATCGGCGCTGTACCACGACTACGACATGCGCACCTTCGCGCCGAAGAACCTCGAGACCTTCCGCTTCTTGTAA
- a CDS encoding ABC transporter permease: protein MHRERLENVVFRAGYLAILTFMLLPLVVVVVTSFAESGNLAFPPENYSLVHYRAFFEETRWLSAFDNSLLVGVGTTVVATTLGVTAAFGHEIDDGRAGQALAPLVLVPLLIPPIILGISMRVYFVRAGLEASFLSLVLAHTLWATPLVYFVMRSVFSRFDWQLLDAAKDLGAGPIRSFVYAVLPNVKHGIFVGALLAFIISLQEFVMALFLSSRSTETIPVVAWTEIRQSLDPMVSVVSTFLIVISLIAIVIATIATNLDWLSKQLS, encoded by the coding sequence ATGCATAGAGAGCGACTCGAGAACGTCGTCTTCCGGGCGGGCTATCTGGCGATCCTGACGTTCATGCTGTTGCCGCTGGTCGTGGTCGTCGTGACCTCCTTTGCGGAGTCGGGGAACCTCGCCTTCCCGCCCGAGAACTACTCGCTGGTCCACTACCGCGCGTTCTTCGAGGAAACGCGCTGGCTGTCGGCGTTCGATAACAGCCTCCTCGTCGGCGTCGGGACGACGGTCGTCGCGACGACGCTCGGCGTCACGGCCGCCTTCGGGCACGAAATCGACGACGGCCGCGCCGGACAGGCGCTCGCGCCGCTCGTCCTCGTCCCGCTGCTGATCCCGCCGATCATCCTCGGGATCTCGATGCGCGTCTACTTCGTCAGAGCCGGCCTCGAGGCCTCGTTCCTGAGCCTCGTCCTCGCGCACACGCTGTGGGCGACGCCGCTCGTCTACTTCGTGATGCGGTCGGTGTTCAGCCGGTTCGACTGGCAACTGCTCGACGCCGCGAAAGACCTCGGCGCGGGGCCGATCCGGTCGTTCGTCTACGCCGTCCTCCCCAACGTCAAACACGGGATCTTCGTCGGCGCGCTGCTCGCCTTCATCATCAGCCTCCAGGAGTTCGTGATGGCGCTGTTCCTCTCGAGTCGCAGCACGGAGACCATCCCGGTCGTCGCGTGGACCGAGATCCGGCAGTCGCTGGATCCGATGGTGAGCGTCGTCTCGACGTTCCTGATCGTCATCTCGCTCATCGCGATCGTGATCGCGACGATCGCCACGAACCTGGACTGGCTCTCGAAACAGCTGTCCTGA
- a CDS encoding ABC transporter permease, with amino-acid sequence MSGTQSSSSLPAPIARLWEPLRERSRSNRALLLMAPLLVFELLLFVAPFLILLRISLTDGSQDLRYAPGTWSISGYTEVFTTDVLLNAITYSIKLGLVATAITVVIATFYAYAIWRAEGVVKSALLFSVILPLLTTLVIKTYAFWPLLSPNGTVNGILTSLNLVSEPIQFVPGTVGMVVGQVYIVLPYAVLAIYSVLSTMDWGIVEAARDLGASRPRSVLEVVVPQAMPGIIVATVISFAWSVGAYAAPGLLGDGQNQAKAFALVVEKRLLSNPQWEVATAYAVVMLLLMLVSIVLLTVTLNRFGGEFEYA; translated from the coding sequence ATGTCCGGAACGCAATCATCCTCATCGCTTCCGGCCCCGATCGCGCGACTCTGGGAGCCGCTGCGGGAGCGGTCCCGCTCGAACCGGGCGCTGCTGTTGATGGCACCGCTGCTGGTCTTTGAGTTGCTGCTGTTCGTCGCGCCGTTTCTGATCCTGCTGCGGATCAGTCTCACGGACGGGTCACAGGATCTCCGCTACGCCCCGGGAACGTGGTCGATCTCCGGGTACACCGAGGTGTTTACCACCGACGTACTGCTAAACGCTATCACCTACTCGATCAAGCTGGGGCTGGTAGCGACGGCCATCACGGTCGTGATCGCGACGTTTTACGCCTACGCGATCTGGCGAGCCGAGGGCGTCGTCAAGTCGGCGCTGCTGTTCTCGGTCATCTTGCCCCTGCTGACGACGCTCGTCATCAAGACGTACGCGTTCTGGCCGCTGCTCTCGCCGAACGGAACGGTCAACGGGATACTCACCTCGTTGAACCTGGTTTCGGAGCCGATCCAGTTCGTTCCCGGGACGGTCGGGATGGTCGTCGGCCAGGTCTACATCGTGTTGCCCTACGCCGTGCTGGCGATCTACAGCGTCCTGTCGACGATGGACTGGGGAATCGTCGAAGCCGCCCGCGACCTCGGGGCGAGCCGACCGCGCTCGGTCCTCGAGGTCGTCGTACCTCAGGCGATGCCCGGCATCATCGTGGCGACGGTGATCTCCTTCGCCTGGAGCGTCGGGGCCTACGCCGCGCCGGGGCTCCTCGGCGACGGACAGAATCAGGCCAAGGCGTTCGCGCTCGTGGTCGAGAAGCGGTTGTTGTCGAACCCCCAGTGGGAGGTCGCGACCGCGTACGCGGTCGTCATGTTGCTCCTGATGCTCGTGAGTATCGTCCTTCTCACTGTCACACTCAACCGATTTGGAGGTGAGTTCGAATATGCATAG
- a CDS encoding ABC transporter ATP-binding protein: MSEITLAGLEKRYGDTLAVEDVSVTIDDGELLCLLGPSGSGKSTTLRMLAGLETPTDGEIRIGDEDVTDRPAYERTTATVFQDWALFPHKTVLENVAFGLKMQGIGKDERREQAREMLERVRMAEYADDDPMNLSGGQKQRVALARSLAVNPDVLLLDEPLSNLDKRLSEDMQIELREIHEELEETFVHVTHDQDEAFTLADRIGIMADGNLVQVGEPNEVYENPKNRFIEGFLGDTNFVAGEVGQTTAESVRVETELGRAVVLPTTDDGDADALADGDSVDLSLRPEVLSIEPADSGASDGPEAQPVRTDGSTRNAVVGTVENVLYRGSTVRYSVAVDGTSVFVERTVADSGAFDAGDEIRISWDGADVLAFRDDGSRVDL; encoded by the coding sequence ATGTCTGAAATCACGCTTGCCGGACTCGAGAAACGGTACGGAGACACGCTCGCCGTCGAGGATGTCTCGGTGACGATCGACGACGGCGAACTACTGTGCCTGCTCGGGCCCAGCGGCAGCGGTAAGTCCACGACGCTGCGGATGCTCGCCGGCCTCGAGACGCCGACCGACGGCGAAATACGCATCGGCGACGAGGACGTGACCGACCGTCCCGCCTACGAACGCACCACCGCGACGGTGTTCCAGGACTGGGCGCTGTTCCCCCACAAGACGGTCCTCGAGAACGTCGCATTCGGGCTGAAGATGCAGGGCATCGGGAAAGACGAGCGCCGCGAGCAGGCCCGCGAGATGCTCGAACGCGTCCGGATGGCCGAGTACGCCGACGACGACCCAATGAACCTGAGCGGCGGGCAGAAACAGCGCGTCGCGCTCGCACGGTCGCTCGCCGTCAACCCCGACGTGTTGTTGCTCGACGAGCCGCTGTCGAACCTCGACAAGCGGCTCAGCGAGGACATGCAGATCGAACTCCGCGAGATCCACGAGGAACTCGAGGAGACGTTCGTCCACGTCACGCACGACCAGGACGAGGCCTTTACCCTCGCCGATCGGATCGGCATCATGGCCGACGGGAACCTCGTGCAGGTCGGCGAGCCGAACGAGGTCTACGAGAACCCGAAGAACCGGTTTATCGAGGGCTTCCTCGGCGATACGAACTTCGTCGCCGGCGAAGTCGGGCAGACGACGGCGGAATCGGTCCGCGTCGAAACCGAACTGGGTCGTGCGGTCGTCCTCCCGACGACGGACGACGGAGATGCGGACGCGCTCGCCGATGGCGATTCGGTGGATCTGTCACTTCGTCCCGAAGTACTCTCGATCGAGCCGGCGGACTCGGGTGCGTCCGACGGCCCAGAGGCACAGCCCGTTCGCACCGACGGGAGTACGAGGAACGCCGTCGTCGGCACGGTCGAGAACGTCCTCTATCGAGGCTCGACGGTTCGCTACTCCGTCGCAGTCGACGGCACCTCGGTGTTCGTCGAACGAACCGTCGCCGACTCCGGCGCGTTCGACGCCGGCGACGAGATCCGGATTAGCTGGGACGGCGCGGACGTCCTCGCGTTCCGCGACGACGGCTCGAGGGTCGACCTGTAA
- a CDS encoding PotD/PotF family extracellular solute-binding protein, with translation MPAGPDRDAETSGCESKSPSPSERARNAVSRRRLLSATAAGSATALAGCTELLSSGSDDPLRVSVWSGNYADRFEESVVSRYEDEFDAEIQLEPGWNNILSDIQTAPDDDPPYDVTITEGNFYYYGRQDDLFHEIRTENVPNFDEVIDYYAEFRNTEYGMPVDGAPCTIIHREGMDFEPDSWADLSAPAVEDSNGIGVDTGFWWYPMYAAAVGMDDRELGEEMHDAALHDDVLETVREWPVESWASSGEDVWQAFQNDVIDVAQWYYEQTEYDIDDYDGLTHTMPEQTTGYLNHWCVVEGTDKRDQAEEFINFLMDSEVQTAWSEEMPTLFCNENTEYAGDLADDLPSNSEEARNIAFPDWEFLAEHSGDLSDDFTQMQSNA, from the coding sequence ATGCCTGCAGGCCCAGATCGGGATGCAGAGACGAGCGGGTGCGAGTCGAAGTCACCGTCGCCGAGCGAGCGAGCGCGCAACGCCGTCTCGCGCCGACGGCTGTTGTCGGCGACGGCGGCCGGCTCGGCGACCGCCCTCGCCGGTTGTACCGAACTGCTCTCCAGCGGGAGCGACGATCCGCTGCGCGTCAGCGTCTGGAGTGGAAACTACGCCGATCGATTCGAAGAGTCGGTCGTCTCGAGATACGAGGACGAGTTCGACGCGGAGATCCAACTCGAGCCGGGGTGGAACAACATCCTCAGCGACATTCAGACCGCGCCGGACGACGACCCGCCGTACGACGTGACGATCACGGAAGGGAACTTCTACTACTACGGCCGACAGGACGATCTCTTCCACGAGATCAGGACGGAGAACGTTCCCAACTTCGACGAGGTCATCGACTACTACGCGGAGTTCCGGAACACGGAGTACGGAATGCCGGTCGACGGTGCCCCCTGTACCATCATCCACCGCGAGGGGATGGATTTCGAGCCGGACTCCTGGGCCGACCTCTCCGCTCCGGCCGTCGAAGACAGCAACGGAATCGGCGTCGATACCGGCTTCTGGTGGTACCCGATGTACGCCGCCGCCGTCGGCATGGACGACCGGGAACTCGGCGAAGAGATGCACGACGCGGCCCTCCACGACGATGTCCTCGAGACCGTCCGCGAGTGGCCCGTCGAGAGCTGGGCGAGCTCCGGCGAGGACGTCTGGCAGGCGTTCCAGAACGACGTCATCGACGTCGCCCAGTGGTACTACGAGCAGACGGAATACGACATCGACGACTACGACGGCCTGACTCACACCATGCCGGAGCAGACGACCGGCTACCTGAACCACTGGTGTGTCGTTGAGGGCACCGACAAGCGCGATCAGGCCGAGGAGTTTATCAACTTCCTTATGGATTCCGAGGTCCAGACGGCGTGGTCCGAGGAGATGCCCACGCTGTTCTGTAACGAGAACACCGAGTACGCCGGAGATCTGGCCGACGACCTGCCGAGCAACAGCGAGGAGGCACGGAACATCGCCTTCCCGGACTGGGAGTTCCTCGCGGAGCACAGCGGCGACCTCTCCGACGACTTTACCCAGATGCAGTCGAACGCCTAA
- the bluB gene encoding 5,6-dimethylbenzimidazole synthase: MVDFTAAERDAVYKTIYARRDIRQFRDEPIPDDVLERVIAAAHHAPSVGFSQPWDFVVVRDEGTKADIASIAERAIAAAREGYEEPKRAAFADLKLEGIRESPVNVCVTCDPTRDAPHVLGRSSMKRTDVYSTCLAVQNLWLAARAEGVGVGWVSVLYPYEVQEILGIPPHVKPVAYLCLGYPADGFPDEPVLQQEGWRDRLDADALVHEERWNPDRTPVADRDPTAESAESS; the protein is encoded by the coding sequence ATGGTCGACTTCACGGCCGCCGAACGGGACGCGGTGTACAAAACGATATACGCTCGGCGCGACATCCGGCAGTTTCGCGACGAGCCGATTCCGGACGACGTTCTCGAGCGAGTCATTGCGGCCGCCCACCACGCGCCGAGCGTCGGCTTCTCGCAGCCGTGGGACTTCGTTGTTGTCAGGGACGAGGGGACGAAAGCCGATATCGCCTCGATCGCGGAGCGAGCGATCGCGGCCGCCCGCGAGGGCTACGAGGAGCCGAAGCGGGCCGCGTTCGCCGACCTGAAACTCGAAGGGATCCGCGAGTCGCCGGTCAACGTCTGCGTGACCTGCGATCCGACGCGGGACGCGCCCCACGTGCTGGGACGGAGTTCGATGAAGCGAACCGACGTGTACTCGACGTGTCTGGCCGTCCAGAACCTCTGGTTGGCCGCTCGAGCGGAGGGCGTCGGCGTCGGGTGGGTGAGCGTTCTTTACCCGTACGAAGTACAGGAGATATTGGGCATTCCGCCCCACGTCAAGCCGGTTGCGTACCTCTGTCTGGGGTATCCGGCGGACGGTTTCCCTGACGAACCGGTCTTGCAACAGGAGGGCTGGCGTGACCGGCTCGATGCGGACGCCCTCGTCCACGAGGAGCGGTGGAACCCGGACCGTACGCCCGTGGCCGATCGCGACCCGACGGCGGAGTCGGCGGAGTCGTCGTGA